Proteins from a genomic interval of Desulfovibrio piger:
- the rplM gene encoding 50S ribosomal protein L13, translating into MKTFSPTPKDINHEWFVVDAQDQVLGRLASQIAHRLRGKHKPEFARHMDNGDFIVVVNCEKIKVTGTKMAHKNYYRHSGWVGGLKTTSLGDMLASKPERVLMAAVRGMLPKNRLGRAMLKKLKIYAGPEHPHTAQNPQPLTLPY; encoded by the coding sequence ATGAAGACGTTCAGCCCCACCCCGAAAGACATCAACCACGAATGGTTTGTGGTTGACGCCCAGGATCAGGTGCTGGGTCGTCTGGCCAGCCAGATCGCCCACCGCCTGCGCGGCAAGCATAAGCCCGAATTTGCCCGTCACATGGACAACGGCGACTTTATCGTCGTGGTCAACTGCGAAAAGATCAAGGTGACCGGCACCAAGATGGCCCACAAGAACTACTATCGCCACTCCGGTTGGGTGGGCGGTCTGAAGACCACCTCCCTGGGCGATATGCTGGCTTCCAAGCCCGAGCGCGTGCTCATGGCCGCTGTGCGTGGCATGCTGCCCAAGAACCGTCTGGGCCGCGCCATGCTGAAGAAGCTCAAGATTTACGCGGGTCCCGAACACCCGCACACGGCTCAGAACCCGCAGCCGCTGACCCTGCCTTACTAA
- the rpsI gene encoding 30S ribosomal protein S9, protein MSDKFEYGTGRRKTATARTRVYAGSGNITVNGRAFEDYFPRKTLQMIIRQPLVLSKLAEKLDVRVNVAGGGVAGQAEAVRHGISRALLLVDPALRPILKKAGFLTRDARKKERKKYGLRAARARYQYSKR, encoded by the coding sequence ATGAGCGACAAATTCGAATACGGCACCGGCCGCCGCAAGACCGCCACTGCCCGCACCCGCGTCTACGCTGGCTCCGGCAACATCACGGTGAACGGTCGTGCCTTTGAAGATTACTTCCCCCGCAAGACCCTGCAGATGATCATCCGTCAGCCCCTCGTGCTGTCCAAGCTGGCTGAAAAGCTGGACGTGCGCGTCAACGTGGCTGGCGGCGGCGTGGCCGGTCAGGCCGAAGCCGTGCGTCACGGTATTTCCCGCGCCCTGCTGCTGGTGGATCCCGCCCTTCGTCCTATCCTGAAGAAGGCCGGCTTCCTGACCCGCGATGCGCGTAAGAAGGAACGCAAAAAGTACGGTCTGCGCGCTGCCCGCGCTCGTTACCAGTACTCGAAGCGTTAA